One window of the Brevibacterium limosum genome contains the following:
- a CDS encoding hydroxypyruvate isomerase family protein: MSQAFTSPTSYVVNCSTLLTELPVLERAQAAKDAGFDEVEFWWPFDGNPSPTSAEVDEFIDSLDSAGVALKGLNFWAGNMAAGDRGMVSIIGAEEDFAANVAIVVEIGRRTGCRAFNALYGLRTDGQDAAGQDATAAANLALAAGKVAEIGGTVLVEPVSGAEAYPLKRYADAAEVVGRVRAHGPENIAVLADFYHMHVNGDDVPAVIEADAANFGHIQIADAEGRGAPGTGSLPLRDWIDRAYSLGYTGSVALEYKQDRATAFDWLDRATQTA; the protein is encoded by the coding sequence ATGTCCCAGGCCTTCACCTCACCCACCAGCTACGTCGTCAACTGCTCGACCCTGCTCACCGAGCTGCCCGTCCTCGAACGCGCCCAGGCCGCGAAGGACGCCGGCTTCGACGAAGTCGAATTCTGGTGGCCCTTCGACGGGAACCCGAGCCCCACCTCGGCGGAGGTCGATGAGTTCATCGACTCCCTCGACTCCGCAGGGGTCGCCCTCAAGGGCCTGAACTTCTGGGCCGGGAACATGGCCGCGGGCGATCGCGGAATGGTCTCGATCATCGGCGCCGAGGAGGACTTCGCCGCAAACGTCGCCATCGTCGTCGAGATCGGCCGCCGCACCGGCTGCCGCGCCTTCAACGCCCTCTACGGACTGCGCACCGACGGCCAGGACGCGGCCGGACAGGACGCCACGGCCGCAGCCAACCTCGCGCTCGCCGCCGGAAAGGTCGCCGAGATCGGCGGAACCGTCCTCGTCGAACCCGTCTCCGGAGCCGAGGCCTACCCGCTCAAGCGGTACGCCGACGCCGCCGAGGTGGTCGGACGAGTCCGTGCCCACGGACCCGAGAACATCGCCGTGCTCGCCGACTTCTATCACATGCACGTCAACGGCGACGACGTCCCCGCCGTCATCGAAGCCGACGCCGCGAACTTCGGCCACATCCAGATCGCCGACGCCGAGGGCCGCGGGGCGCCCGGCACCGGATCGCTGCCGCTGCGCGACTGGATCGACCGCGCGTACTCGCTCGGCTACACCGGGTCCGTGGCGCTGGAATACAAACAGGACCGCGCCACTGCCTTCGACTGGCTCGACCGAGCCACCCAGACCGCCTGA
- a CDS encoding glycerate kinase gives MSPNTTDQTPSIVCAPDSFKGSASAPAAAAAMARGARAVFPGARVTELPFADGGEGTLDALLAVWGTRPRTVDTVDALGRAASAAFGLSPDGTTAVIEAAQANGLPQVSDVELQPERADTYGVGLLAAAALDLGVEEILLCIGGSASTDGGTGILAALGARFVDADGDPVAPGGGGLAAISAIDTSALDRRAAAVRWRIAVDVDSPLTGPRGAAAVFGPQKGADADSVALLDSGLGHLAEVLADTSAEAEALAATPGFGAAGGIPLALTSLLGAEVLPGSTMVAEAVGLTAALADADFVLTGEGSFDSQSLGGKVVAAVRDHAPASARVIVIAGRVGLTAAECREAGITAALSIAPGPADLAALSERAEALIEDTAAQACALGSPSGTPFQRRKDTP, from the coding sequence ATGAGTCCGAATACGACAGATCAGACCCCGTCAATCGTCTGCGCCCCTGACTCCTTCAAGGGCTCAGCCTCCGCCCCTGCCGCCGCGGCCGCCATGGCCCGCGGCGCTCGGGCGGTCTTCCCCGGCGCACGGGTCACCGAGCTGCCCTTCGCCGACGGCGGGGAGGGCACGCTCGACGCCCTGCTGGCCGTATGGGGAACTCGGCCGCGCACCGTGGACACGGTCGATGCCCTGGGCAGGGCCGCCTCGGCGGCCTTCGGTCTGTCCCCCGACGGAACCACCGCGGTCATCGAGGCGGCCCAGGCCAATGGCCTGCCGCAGGTCTCGGACGTGGAGCTGCAGCCCGAACGCGCCGATACCTACGGCGTCGGACTGCTCGCGGCCGCGGCTCTCGACCTCGGAGTCGAGGAGATCCTGCTGTGCATCGGCGGCTCGGCGAGCACGGACGGCGGGACCGGAATACTGGCTGCCCTCGGTGCGCGCTTCGTCGACGCCGACGGCGATCCCGTCGCACCCGGCGGCGGTGGGCTGGCCGCGATCTCCGCGATCGACACCTCGGCGCTGGACCGGCGTGCCGCTGCGGTGCGGTGGCGCATCGCCGTCGATGTCGACAGTCCGCTCACCGGTCCCCGCGGGGCCGCTGCGGTCTTCGGCCCGCAGAAGGGAGCGGACGCTGACTCGGTGGCCCTCCTCGATTCCGGCCTCGGCCACTTGGCCGAGGTCCTCGCCGACACCTCTGCCGAGGCCGAGGCCCTGGCGGCGACGCCGGGGTTCGGGGCAGCCGGTGGGATACCGCTGGCACTGACGAGCCTGCTGGGCGCCGAGGTGCTGCCCGGATCGACGATGGTCGCCGAGGCCGTGGGACTGACCGCGGCTCTGGCCGACGCCGATTTCGTGCTCACCGGGGAGGGATCCTTCGATTCCCAATCCTTGGGCGGCAAGGTCGTCGCGGCCGTGCGGGATCATGCCCCCGCCTCGGCGAGAGTGATCGTCATCGCCGGTCGGGTCGGTCTGACCGCCGCGGAGTGCCGGGAGGCCGGAATCACGGCGGCACTGTCGATCGCACCGGGGCCGGCCGACCTTGCCGCCCTGTCCGAGCGCGCCGAAGCGCTCATCGAGGACACGGCCGCGCAGGCGTGCGCACTCGGCTCGCCGTCGGGCACACCATTTCAACGACGAAAGGACACACCATGA
- a CDS encoding DUF559 domain-containing protein, with the protein MTTEKLYRLGFTKDEVRRGEKCCLSRIARGRYVATGSCDDARHETIWAALSEEVFEEFGHQGDMRDEIEPLRVLIRTRAEKIHTASGRWRVTKGREVFSHLSAALIHGLPISYPAETRVEVCRPNVSRKYRHLYVRNREVPSAHRRMVGIYAVTTMERTLIDIARDYGPDLSVPMFDEVIRRRRTSRFRIEAVLEECPESRGDAAVLRALDLTDGRREAPSESIAAVRFFEHGITGFEPQVEFFGHLGEVIARVDFCNHDARLIIEIDGIEKYTMDGRSPRESIAAEKAREAALEARGYKIIRLTFGDLFRTAPFERILGILAARLRTG; encoded by the coding sequence ATGACAACCGAGAAGCTCTACCGACTGGGGTTCACCAAGGACGAGGTCCGGCGCGGAGAGAAATGCTGCCTCTCGCGCATCGCCCGCGGACGTTACGTGGCGACGGGATCGTGCGACGACGCACGACACGAAACCATCTGGGCGGCCCTGAGCGAAGAGGTCTTCGAAGAGTTCGGCCACCAGGGCGATATGCGCGATGAGATCGAACCCTTAAGAGTCCTCATCCGCACCCGTGCGGAGAAGATCCACACAGCATCGGGTCGATGGCGGGTGACGAAGGGGCGCGAGGTCTTCTCACACCTGTCGGCGGCTCTCATCCACGGACTGCCGATCTCCTATCCGGCCGAGACGAGGGTCGAGGTGTGCCGGCCGAACGTCAGTCGCAAGTACCGCCACCTCTATGTGCGCAACCGCGAAGTCCCGTCTGCGCACCGGAGGATGGTCGGCATCTACGCCGTGACGACGATGGAGCGCACACTCATCGACATCGCCCGCGACTACGGGCCGGATCTCTCCGTGCCGATGTTCGACGAGGTGATCCGCCGGCGTCGCACCAGTCGTTTCCGCATCGAGGCGGTGCTGGAGGAATGCCCCGAATCCCGTGGAGACGCGGCGGTGCTGCGCGCGCTCGACCTCACCGACGGCCGACGCGAAGCCCCCTCGGAGTCGATCGCGGCAGTGCGCTTCTTCGAACACGGCATCACCGGATTCGAGCCGCAGGTCGAATTCTTCGGCCACCTCGGCGAGGTCATCGCCCGGGTCGACTTCTGCAACCACGATGCGCGACTGATCATCGAGATCGACGGGATCGAGAAGTACACGATGGACGGCCGCTCACCCCGCGAGAGCATCGCTGCGGAGAAGGCGCGCGAAGCCGCCCTCGAGGCCAGGGGCTACAAGATCATCCGCCTGACCTTCGGCGATCTGTTCCGCACCGCGCCGTTCGAACGCATCCTCGGCATCCTCGCCGCCCGTCTGCGCACCGGATGA
- the allB gene encoding allantoinase AllB, translated as MSKEASFDLVIHAAKALLPGGIDSVQLGVRDGRIAEIARGGQDLDTAASVGAEIIEVGDDQVLLPGLVDSHVHVNDPGRAEWEGFASATRAAAAGGVTTIVDMPLNSLPPTVDVAALETKREVAGPKAFVDVGFWGGAIPGNTADLRPLHEAGVYGFKCFLEDSGVEEFPPLEPAEMAADMAEIASFDGMLIVHAEDHEVMSSAPKNSGPKFADFLATRPREAENVAIARVIDAARETGARAHILHLSSADALDQIAAAKAEGIKLTVETCPHYLVFTAEEIPDGATTHKCCPPIREESNREALWQGLIDGTIDCIVSDHSPSTAELKLLDTGDFGAAWGGISSLQLGLSLVWTEAAKRGIELAEVVRWMSAAPAAVARVEGKGAIAEGNDADFAVFAPDEEWTVQAAELYHRNQISAYDTRAVRGRVTQTLLRGAPVDFETPAGHLLTAR; from the coding sequence TTGAGCAAAGAAGCCAGCTTCGACCTGGTCATCCATGCCGCGAAGGCACTGCTTCCCGGCGGGATCGACTCCGTGCAGCTCGGTGTCCGGGACGGAAGGATCGCCGAGATCGCCCGCGGTGGACAGGATCTGGACACGGCCGCCTCGGTGGGGGCAGAGATCATCGAGGTCGGCGACGATCAGGTGCTGCTGCCCGGTCTCGTCGACTCCCATGTCCATGTCAACGATCCCGGGCGCGCCGAGTGGGAGGGCTTCGCCAGCGCCACCCGCGCAGCCGCGGCCGGGGGCGTGACGACGATCGTCGACATGCCGCTGAACTCGCTGCCGCCGACGGTCGATGTCGCGGCATTGGAGACCAAGCGCGAGGTCGCCGGGCCCAAGGCCTTCGTCGACGTCGGGTTCTGGGGCGGGGCGATCCCCGGCAACACCGCAGATCTGCGGCCATTGCACGAGGCCGGGGTGTACGGGTTCAAATGCTTCCTCGAGGACTCCGGCGTCGAGGAGTTCCCGCCGCTTGAGCCGGCGGAGATGGCCGCGGACATGGCCGAGATCGCCTCCTTCGACGGGATGCTCATCGTCCATGCCGAGGATCACGAGGTGATGTCGTCGGCGCCGAAGAATTCGGGGCCGAAGTTCGCCGACTTCCTCGCCACGCGACCGCGCGAGGCAGAGAACGTCGCAATCGCCCGCGTCATCGACGCCGCTCGGGAGACCGGGGCCCGGGCGCACATCCTGCACCTGTCCTCGGCCGATGCGCTCGACCAGATCGCCGCGGCCAAGGCCGAGGGCATCAAGCTCACCGTCGAGACGTGCCCGCACTACCTCGTCTTCACCGCCGAGGAGATCCCGGACGGGGCGACGACGCACAAGTGCTGCCCGCCGATCCGCGAGGAATCGAACCGGGAGGCACTGTGGCAGGGGCTCATCGACGGCACGATCGACTGCATCGTCTCTGACCATTCGCCTTCGACGGCAGAACTCAAACTGCTCGACACCGGCGACTTCGGTGCCGCCTGGGGCGGAATCTCGTCCCTGCAGCTGGGGCTCTCGCTCGTGTGGACCGAGGCCGCGAAGCGCGGAATCGAGCTCGCCGAGGTGGTCCGCTGGATGTCGGCGGCACCGGCGGCCGTGGCCCGGGTCGAGGGCAAAGGCGCGATCGCCGAGGGCAATGACGCGGACTTCGCCGTATTCGCCCCCGATGAGGAGTGGACCGTGCAGGCCGCGGAGCTCTACCACCGCAATCAGATCAGCGCGTATGACACCCGAGCCGTCCGCGGTCGGGTCACCCAGACGCTGCTGCGCGGTGCCCCTGTTGACTTCGAGACCCCCGCCGGCCACCTCCTCACCGCCCGCTGA
- the guaD gene encoding guanine deaminase, which translates to MVIYRVRVFDTPDNPFTGGRLRSASDVALVVDDGLITSRTDFDTARSAHPAAEVVDLRDGVLIPGLVDTHVHLPQVRAIGHLGRPLLDWLDQCALPEEAKLADPAYAEAVAGEFLTGLISAGTTSAMVFGSHFAAAMDIFFAAAEKSGLRITSGLVTSDRNLPDALLTDVARSTEESQALIDRWHGKGRLRYAVTPRFSFSAGPELLAAGGRLVEENQGIWVTSHLNENVDEISGVAQIHPEARDYLDTYDRAGLVGRRTVLAHNVHPQDRELARMAEAGSVVAHCPTSNSALASGFFPLRRHIEAGVRVALGTDVGAGTGFNLLKEGVQSYFMQQLDPAGGVALTSAHLLHLATSAGAEALELDEVGVLSEGKRFDAVLIRPAEGQPLDVGIRHAADDGDALAKIFAMGTPGDIADVWVDGVSLHS; encoded by the coding sequence GTGGTCATCTACCGCGTTCGCGTCTTCGACACGCCGGACAACCCATTCACCGGGGGCCGGCTGCGCTCGGCCTCCGATGTCGCCCTCGTCGTCGACGACGGACTCATCACCTCCCGCACCGATTTCGACACCGCCCGGTCCGCGCACCCCGCCGCCGAGGTCGTCGACCTCCGCGACGGTGTGCTCATCCCCGGGCTCGTCGACACCCACGTCCACCTGCCGCAGGTGCGGGCCATCGGCCATCTCGGACGGCCGCTGCTCGACTGGCTCGACCAGTGCGCCCTGCCCGAAGAGGCGAAACTCGCAGACCCCGCCTACGCGGAGGCGGTGGCCGGCGAATTCCTCACGGGACTGATCTCGGCGGGGACCACCTCGGCGATGGTCTTCGGTTCGCACTTCGCGGCTGCCATGGACATCTTCTTCGCCGCCGCCGAGAAGTCGGGGCTGCGGATCACCTCCGGGCTGGTGACGAGCGACCGGAACCTGCCCGATGCGCTGCTCACCGACGTGGCGCGTTCGACCGAGGAGAGCCAAGCGCTCATCGACCGGTGGCACGGCAAGGGACGACTGCGCTACGCGGTGACCCCGCGATTCTCGTTCTCCGCGGGACCGGAGCTGCTGGCTGCCGGCGGCCGCCTCGTGGAGGAGAACCAGGGCATCTGGGTGACCTCGCACCTGAACGAGAACGTCGATGAGATCTCCGGGGTCGCGCAGATCCACCCGGAGGCTCGTGATTATCTCGATACGTACGACCGGGCGGGACTCGTCGGTCGGCGCACCGTGCTCGCGCACAACGTCCACCCGCAGGATCGGGAACTGGCGCGGATGGCCGAAGCCGGGTCGGTGGTCGCGCACTGCCCGACCTCGAACTCGGCTCTGGCCAGCGGCTTCTTTCCGCTGCGCCGGCACATCGAGGCCGGCGTCCGGGTGGCCCTGGGCACCGACGTCGGGGCGGGCACGGGCTTCAATCTGCTCAAGGAGGGTGTGCAGTCGTACTTCATGCAGCAGCTCGATCCGGCCGGGGGAGTGGCCTTGACCTCCGCGCATCTGCTGCACCTGGCGACCTCTGCCGGGGCCGAAGCGCTCGAACTCGATGAGGTCGGCGTGCTCAGCGAGGGCAAGCGCTTCGACGCCGTGCTCATCCGCCCGGCAGAGGGACAGCCTTTGGACGTCGGCATTCGCCACGCCGCCGACGACGGCGACGCCTTGGCGAAGATCTTCGCCATGGGCACCCCGGGCGACATCGCGGACGTCTGGGTCGACGGCGTCTCCCTCCACTCCTAA
- a CDS encoding peroxiredoxin, whose amino-acid sequence MTTTTQTQLAVGDIAPDFTLTDAEGRAVSKADYAGRNVILYFYPKAASPGCTTEACDFRDNLSALSAAGFEVLGVSPDDTESLKEFAAEEGLTFSLLSDPGAAVAKAYGSYGQKTIGEHTFLGTQRSTFVIGADGTLIHAEYDVDARGHVARLRTHLLP is encoded by the coding sequence ATGACCACGACCACTCAGACTCAGCTCGCCGTCGGAGACATCGCTCCCGACTTCACACTCACCGACGCGGAGGGACGGGCCGTGTCGAAGGCCGACTATGCCGGCCGCAACGTCATCCTCTACTTCTACCCGAAGGCCGCCTCGCCGGGCTGCACGACGGAGGCCTGCGATTTCCGGGACAACCTCTCGGCGCTGTCGGCCGCCGGGTTCGAGGTCCTCGGGGTCTCCCCCGATGACACCGAGTCGCTCAAGGAATTCGCCGCCGAGGAGGGGCTGACGTTCTCGCTGCTCTCCGATCCCGGTGCGGCGGTCGCGAAGGCCTACGGCAGCTATGGGCAGAAGACGATCGGTGAGCACACCTTCCTGGGCACTCAGCGCTCGACCTTCGTCATCGGCGCCGACGGCACCCTCATCCACGCCGAGTACGACGTCGACGCTCGCGGCCACGTGGCCCGCCTCCGCACCCACCTCCTCCCCTAA
- the gcl gene encoding glyoxylate carboligase: MTRMRAVDAAVLILEKEGATETFGLPGAAINPLYSAMKAHGGIRHTLARHVEGASHMADGYTRAAPGNIGVCLGTSGPAGTDMITGLYAAAADSQPILCITGQAPVAVLDKEDFQAVDIASIAGPVTKMAKTVLEAGQVPGVFQSAFQLMRSARPGPVLIDLPIDVQQTEIEFDIDAYEPLPPAKPAATSAQAEKILDLIAEAEHPIIIAGGGIINADAADRLVEFAELTSIPVSPTLMGWGAIADDHPLAAGMVGIQTHVRYGNASFLESDLVIGIGNRWANRHTGDLGVYRKGRKFVHIDIEPTQIGRVFAPDFGVASDAGAALDALLAAARGRSGERALPDFTDWAAECTARKSTEHRKTNFTEVPIKPQRVYQEMNEAFGRDVTYVSTIGLSQIAGAQMLHVYRPRHWINAGQAGPLGWTGPAALGVAQAKPGETVVALSGDYDFQFMIEELAVGAQHQIPYVHVVVNNSYLGLIRQSQRGFDMDFEVSLAFENINAAGSASSGYGVDHVAVAQGLGCKALRVEDPELIGEGLRVAKELMDEHQVPVVVEVILERVTNISMGTALDQINEFETLAQTPADAPSALSPMGELAAAE; this comes from the coding sequence ATGACACGCATGCGCGCAGTCGACGCCGCGGTGCTCATCCTCGAAAAGGAAGGCGCCACCGAGACATTCGGGCTGCCGGGAGCAGCCATCAACCCGCTCTACTCGGCTATGAAGGCCCACGGCGGAATCCGCCACACACTGGCCCGCCACGTCGAAGGGGCCTCGCACATGGCCGACGGGTACACCCGCGCCGCCCCCGGCAATATCGGAGTCTGCCTGGGCACCTCGGGGCCGGCCGGCACCGATATGATCACCGGCCTCTACGCCGCGGCCGCCGACTCCCAGCCGATCCTGTGCATCACCGGCCAGGCTCCCGTCGCCGTGCTCGACAAGGAGGACTTCCAGGCCGTCGACATCGCCTCCATCGCGGGGCCGGTGACGAAGATGGCCAAGACCGTGCTCGAAGCCGGTCAGGTGCCCGGCGTCTTCCAGTCCGCGTTCCAGCTCATGCGCTCGGCCCGGCCCGGGCCCGTGCTCATCGACCTGCCCATCGACGTGCAGCAGACCGAGATCGAATTCGACATCGACGCCTACGAGCCGCTGCCACCCGCGAAGCCGGCAGCGACCTCGGCGCAGGCGGAGAAGATCCTCGACCTCATCGCCGAGGCGGAGCACCCGATCATCATCGCCGGCGGCGGAATCATCAATGCCGATGCCGCCGACCGCCTCGTCGAATTCGCCGAACTCACCTCCATCCCGGTCTCACCGACGCTCATGGGCTGGGGCGCGATCGCCGACGACCACCCGCTGGCCGCGGGCATGGTCGGCATCCAGACGCATGTGCGCTACGGCAACGCCTCCTTCCTCGAATCCGACCTTGTCATCGGCATCGGCAACCGGTGGGCCAACCGCCACACCGGTGACTTGGGCGTGTACCGCAAGGGTCGGAAATTCGTCCACATCGACATCGAGCCCACCCAGATCGGACGCGTCTTCGCCCCTGACTTCGGTGTCGCATCCGACGCCGGGGCAGCCCTCGACGCTCTGCTGGCAGCCGCACGCGGGCGATCGGGTGAACGGGCCCTGCCGGACTTCACCGATTGGGCCGCCGAATGCACGGCACGGAAGTCGACCGAGCATCGGAAGACGAACTTCACCGAGGTGCCGATCAAACCGCAGCGGGTCTACCAGGAGATGAACGAGGCCTTCGGCCGCGACGTCACCTATGTCTCGACGATCGGGCTGAGCCAGATCGCCGGCGCCCAGATGCTGCACGTCTACCGGCCCCGGCACTGGATCAACGCCGGCCAGGCCGGGCCCCTGGGCTGGACCGGCCCGGCGGCGCTCGGCGTGGCGCAGGCCAAACCGGGCGAGACCGTCGTGGCGCTGTCGGGCGACTACGACTTCCAGTTCATGATCGAAGAGCTCGCCGTCGGCGCCCAGCACCAGATCCCCTATGTCCACGTCGTCGTCAACAACTCCTATCTGGGCCTCATCCGTCAGTCACAGCGCGGATTCGATATGGACTTCGAGGTCTCGCTGGCGTTCGAGAACATCAACGCCGCCGGTTCCGCATCGTCCGGCTACGGCGTCGACCATGTGGCCGTCGCCCAGGGGCTCGGATGCAAGGCGCTGCGGGTCGAGGACCCCGAACTCATCGGCGAGGGCCTGCGCGTGGCCAAGGAGCTCATGGACGAGCACCAGGTGCCCGTGGTCGTCGAGGTCATCCTCGAACGCGTCACGAACATCTCGATGGGCACCGCCCTCGATCAGATCAACGAGTTCGAGACCCTCGCCCAGACCCCGGCCGACGCCCCGAGCGCGTTGAGCCCGATGGGCGAACTCGCTGCCGCCGAGTAG
- the xdhC gene encoding xanthine dehydrogenase accessory protein XdhC produces MTWMDTAAELRAARVPAVLITLAAVRGHAPREAGAKMIATADDLFGTIGGGNLEMTALTRARELLAERQQAPEMLTLRLNDKAPAKYGRQCCGGEVTMLFEPLPVPASVAIFGIGNIGLELTRILARHDIDLTVSDSRPEQLEAIDALETPVARIRSEFAVVGEEVLTALPAGAHVVIMTHDHAEDLHLCAAALTRGDLGSVGLIGSNAKWQRFRRNLAAEGFEPEAVDTIRCPIGLPELPGKAPATIAVSVAADLLGRMA; encoded by the coding sequence ATGACCTGGATGGACACCGCGGCCGAGCTTCGCGCAGCTCGGGTGCCGGCTGTCCTCATCACTCTCGCCGCGGTGCGCGGGCACGCCCCACGCGAGGCGGGAGCGAAGATGATCGCCACCGCCGATGACCTGTTCGGGACCATCGGCGGGGGCAATCTCGAGATGACGGCCCTCACCCGAGCCCGTGAACTGCTCGCCGAGCGGCAGCAGGCCCCGGAGATGCTCACCCTGCGGCTCAACGACAAGGCCCCGGCCAAGTACGGTCGCCAATGCTGCGGCGGAGAGGTCACGATGCTGTTCGAACCCCTGCCCGTGCCCGCCTCGGTGGCGATCTTCGGCATCGGCAACATCGGACTCGAACTCACTCGGATCCTGGCCCGCCACGATATCGACCTCACGGTCAGCGATTCACGGCCCGAGCAGCTCGAGGCGATCGACGCGCTGGAGACCCCGGTCGCGCGCATCCGCTCCGAATTCGCCGTCGTCGGCGAAGAGGTGCTCACCGCGCTGCCGGCCGGTGCGCACGTGGTCATCATGACCCACGACCATGCCGAGGACCTGCATCTGTGTGCCGCGGCACTGACCCGCGGCGACCTCGGTTCGGTCGGGCTCATCGGGTCGAACGCGAAATGGCAGCGCTTCCGCAGGAACCTCGCCGCCGAAGGCTTCGAGCCCGAGGCCGTCGACACCATCCGGTGCCCGATCGGACTGCCCGAACTGCCGGGCAAGGCACCCGCGACGATCGCCGTGAGCGTCGCCGCCGACCTGCTCGGCCGCATGGCCTGA
- a CDS encoding 2-hydroxy-3-oxopropionate reductase, whose amino-acid sequence MPSTGSTEPPRPPETPHRHEGNPTMSKTIAFIGLGIMGLPMAKNLVTAGFDVRGFNRTPAKAGTLAEAGGSAAATIAEAVAGADVIITMVPDSPDVEAVLTGDDGILAHASAGATWIDFSTIRPDVATELADRAKAAGLRPLDAPVSGGEPGAIDGVLSIMVGGDQADFDAMSDVFDAVGKTIVLVGPAGAGQTVKAANQLMVAGNIGLLAEAVVFLEAYGVETGAALQVLGGGLAGSKVLDQKGQKMLDRSFDPGFRLELHHKDMGIVTAAAREAGVAIPLGATVAQLVAATVQQGNGGLDHSGLFTVVEQLSAKNEN is encoded by the coding sequence CTGCCTTCGACTGGCTCGACCGAGCCACCCAGACCGCCTGAAACTCCGCACCGACACGAAGGAAACCCCACCATGTCCAAGACAATCGCTTTCATCGGACTCGGCATCATGGGCCTGCCGATGGCCAAAAACCTCGTCACTGCCGGGTTCGACGTCCGCGGCTTCAACCGCACACCGGCCAAGGCCGGCACCCTCGCCGAGGCGGGTGGCAGTGCCGCCGCCACCATCGCCGAGGCGGTGGCCGGGGCCGATGTCATCATCACCATGGTTCCCGACTCACCCGACGTCGAAGCCGTGCTGACCGGCGACGACGGCATCCTCGCTCACGCCTCAGCCGGGGCCACCTGGATCGACTTCTCCACCATCCGTCCCGATGTGGCCACCGAACTGGCCGATCGGGCCAAGGCCGCCGGACTCAGACCCCTCGACGCTCCCGTCTCCGGGGGTGAGCCCGGCGCCATCGACGGAGTCCTGTCCATCATGGTCGGCGGTGACCAAGCCGACTTCGACGCGATGAGCGACGTCTTCGACGCCGTCGGCAAGACCATCGTCCTCGTCGGCCCCGCGGGAGCCGGCCAGACCGTCAAGGCCGCGAATCAGCTCATGGTCGCCGGCAATATCGGACTGCTCGCCGAGGCCGTCGTCTTCCTCGAAGCCTACGGAGTCGAGACCGGTGCGGCGTTGCAGGTCCTCGGCGGAGGACTGGCCGGATCCAAGGTGCTCGATCAGAAGGGGCAGAAGATGCTCGATCGCTCCTTCGACCCCGGATTCCGGCTCGAGCTGCACCACAAGGACATGGGCATCGTCACCGCCGCCGCCCGCGAAGCAGGTGTGGCCATCCCGCTCGGGGCCACCGTCGCCCAGCTCGTCGCCGCCACCGTCCAACAGGGCAACGGCGGACTCGACCACTCCGGTCTCTTCACCGTCGTCGAGCAGCTCTCGGCCAAGAACGAGAACTGA